The Pyrenophora tritici-repentis strain M4 chromosome 10, whole genome shotgun sequence genome contains a region encoding:
- a CDS encoding UhpC, Sugar phosphate permease — translation MTDTPTRISRFSDDKTETFHDADATTIDPVAEKKLLLKCDLHVLPPLFLLFLLAFLDRVNIGNAKIQGLTEDLDMSGPNAHRYNIALFIFFVPYVLFEVPSNLILKKLKPSTWLSLIMTLWGLSTIGMGLITNFEGLVAMRVLLGFFEAGLFPGCVYLISMYYKRYELQWRLTLFFSASIIAGAFGGLLAFAIAKMDGIANYRGWRWLFIIEGIVTVVAGIITKFWVADWPEDAKFLNGEERALLLARLSADTGDAVMDRFDKRAAKRIFADPKIYLGTLAYFGIVNTGYAGAFFTPTIVKDLGYTSTAAQVRSIPIFVVATITALVTAWLTDRLRHRYLFCMFGLVVASIGYIMLLLQENLSAGVKYFALFLIIPGGFITQPVVLAWMSNLVSGHYKRSVASGMQIGFGNLGGIVASNVFLQNEMPTYRTGYGVSLAMLWVCGISCTALLFLIKWENGKRERGERDDRLMKADADNLGDDHPTFRLTY, via the exons ATGACGGATACACCGACGAGGATATCTAGGTTTTCCGACGACAAGACAGAGACGTTCCACGATGCCGATGCTACAACCATCGATCCGGTCGCTGAGAAGAAGTTGCTCCTCAAGTGCGACCTTCATGTCCTTCCACCGTTGTTCCTTCTTTTCCTCTTGGCATTCTTAGATCGTGTCAACATCG GCAATGCAAAGATACAAG GCTTGACGGAAGATCTGGACATGAGTGGTCCAAACGCCCATCGCTACAATATCGCTTTATTCATCTTTTTCGTGCCCTACGTCCTTTTCGAGGTCCCATCAAACCTGATACTTAAGAAGCTCAAACCTTCGACATGGCTCAGTTTGATCATGACACTCTGGG GCCTCTCAACAATTGGAATGGGCCTCATCACCAATTTTGAAGGACTAGTAGCAATGCGCGTTCTGCTCGGTTTCTTTGAAGCGGGGCTATTTCCAG GCTGCGTGTACCTCATTTCAATGTATTACAAGCGATACGAACTCCAGTGGCGACTTACTCTGTTCTTCTCGGCGAGCATCATTGCTGGAGCATTTGGTGGA CTTCTTGCATTCGCCATTGCCAAAATGGATGGCATCGCCAACTACCGAGGCTGGAGATGGCTATTTATTATTGAGGGAATAGTAACTGTCGTCGCTGGGATCATCACAAAGTTCTGGGTGGCAGACTGGCCCGAGGATGCAAAGTTTCTGAACGGAGAAGAGCGTGCTTTGCTCCTAGCACGCTTGAGCGCTGATACCGGCGATGCTGTTATGGATCGGTTTGACAAGAGGGCTGCCAAAAGGATCTTCGCAGACCCCAAGATCTATCTCGGGACTCTTGCATACTTTG GTATTGTCAATACAGGCTACGCAGGAGCCTTCTTTACTCCAACAATCGTCAAAGACCTTGGCTACACTTCAACCGCGGCGCAAGTACGCTCGATCCCCATCTTCGTGGTAGCAACCATTACCGCACTTGTAACAGCATGGCTCACCGATCGTCTCCGCCACCGCTACCTATTCTGTATGTTCGGTCTCGTCGTCGCATCAATCGGTTACATCATGCTTCTTTTACAGGAGAATCTCTCCGCGGGTGTCAAGTACTTTGCCCTTTTCCTCATTATCCCTGGCGGCTTCATCACCCAACCCGTAGTTCTGGCGTGGATGTCCAATCTTGTGTCTGGACACTACAAGCGGTCCGTTGCTTCCGGTATGCAAATCGGTTTTGGTAATCTGGGCGGTATCGTTGCGAGTAATGTCTTTTTGCAGAACGAGATGCCGACGTATCGTACGGGGTATGGGGTTAGCCTGGCGATGTTGTGGGTTTGCGGGATATCGTGTACGGCGCTGTTGTTTCTGATCAAGTGGGAGAACGGAAAGAGGGAAAGGGGGGAGAGAGATGATAGATTGATGAAGGCGGATGCAGACAACCTTGGGGATGATCATCCGACGTTTAGACTGACTTATTGA